One segment of Pseudodesulfovibrio sp. 5S69 DNA contains the following:
- a CDS encoding NAD+ synthase, protein MKIGLLQLNPIVGDLDGNAARILDAARRARSLGADICVTSEMALTGYPPRDLLLYEGFVDRVRDRADELAKALADGPPLLLGAVERNRTGQGKPVFNCALFCEGGEVKRSVRKTLLPTYDVFDEARYFEPAPEGDPEANIIRTNGLTLAVTICEDAWNDKDYWDTRTYARDPLEEAAAQSPDIIINLSASPLFLGKQQLREDMLGAVARKYGAPMVYVNQAGADDDLVFDGRSCAFTPDGGLMARAKGFEEDVILVNTDAPSANTVADDDFCREAETWRALVVGTRDYVRKSGFSKALVGLSGGIDSAVTAAVAAEALGADNVTCVLMPSPYSSKGSIDDSLELAKNLEVKTLTLPIEPIMAQFEKTLAGPFEGFEPDTTEENIQSRIRGNLLMALSNKFGALLLTTGNKSELAVGYCTIYGDMSGGYAVISDVDKTGVFNVAKWYNANVAPHIPEAIITKPPSAELRPDQKDQDSLPDYAVLDAILARHIEHHQSRGEIIAAGFDEATVSRVLNLVRGAEFKRRQAAPGIKLTPRSFGTGWRMPLACRRDL, encoded by the coding sequence ATGAAAATCGGCCTCCTGCAACTCAATCCCATTGTCGGCGACCTGGACGGCAACGCGGCCAGAATCCTGGACGCGGCCCGCCGCGCGCGCTCCCTCGGCGCGGACATCTGCGTAACCTCGGAGATGGCCCTGACCGGCTATCCGCCCCGCGACCTGCTGCTCTACGAGGGATTCGTGGACCGCGTCCGCGACCGGGCCGATGAGCTGGCCAAGGCGCTCGCGGACGGCCCGCCCCTGCTGCTGGGCGCGGTGGAGCGCAACCGCACGGGCCAGGGCAAGCCGGTCTTCAACTGCGCCCTGTTCTGCGAGGGCGGCGAGGTAAAGCGGTCCGTGCGCAAAACCCTGCTGCCCACCTACGACGTGTTCGACGAGGCGCGTTATTTCGAGCCCGCCCCGGAGGGAGACCCGGAGGCCAACATCATCCGCACGAACGGCCTGACCCTGGCCGTGACCATCTGCGAGGATGCCTGGAACGACAAGGACTACTGGGACACCCGGACCTATGCGCGCGACCCGCTCGAGGAGGCCGCCGCCCAGAGCCCGGACATCATAATCAACCTTTCCGCCTCGCCCCTGTTCCTGGGCAAGCAGCAGTTGCGCGAGGACATGCTCGGGGCCGTGGCCCGCAAGTACGGGGCGCCCATGGTCTACGTCAACCAGGCCGGGGCCGACGACGACCTGGTCTTTGACGGCCGGTCCTGCGCGTTCACGCCCGACGGCGGGCTCATGGCCCGGGCCAAGGGGTTCGAGGAGGACGTCATCCTGGTAAACACGGACGCCCCCTCGGCCAACACCGTGGCCGACGACGATTTCTGCCGCGAGGCCGAGACCTGGCGCGCCCTGGTCGTCGGCACCCGCGACTACGTGCGCAAAAGCGGCTTTTCCAAGGCCTTGGTCGGCCTGTCCGGGGGCATCGACTCGGCCGTGACCGCCGCGGTGGCCGCCGAGGCGCTGGGCGCGGACAACGTGACCTGCGTGCTCATGCCCTCGCCCTATTCGAGCAAGGGGTCCATCGACGATTCACTAGAGCTGGCGAAGAATCTCGAGGTCAAGACCCTGACCCTGCCCATCGAGCCGATCATGGCCCAGTTCGAGAAGACCCTGGCGGGTCCCTTCGAAGGTTTTGAGCCGGACACCACCGAGGAGAACATCCAGTCGCGCATCCGGGGCAACCTGCTCATGGCCCTGTCCAACAAGTTCGGCGCCCTGCTCCTGACCACGGGCAACAAATCCGAACTGGCCGTGGGCTACTGCACCATCTACGGGGACATGTCCGGGGGGTACGCGGTCATCTCGGACGTGGACAAGACCGGGGTGTTCAACGTGGCCAAGTGGTACAACGCGAACGTCGCCCCGCACATCCCGGAGGCGATCATCACCAAGCCGCCGTCCGCCGAGCTGAGGCCGGACCAGAAGGACCAGGATTCCCTGCCCGACTACGCCGTGCTCGACGCCATCCTGGCCCGGCACATAGAGCACCACCAGTCGCGCGGCGAGATCATCGCGGCGGGCTTTGACGAGGCCACGGTGAGCCGGGTCCTCAACCTGGTGCGGGGAGCGGAATTCAAACGCCGCCAGGCCGCGCCGGGCATCAAGCTCACCCCGCGCTCCTTCGGCACGGGCTGGCGCATGCCCCTGGCCTGCCGCCGCGATCTCTAG
- a CDS encoding 6-hydroxymethylpterin diphosphokinase MptE-like protein, with product MENSKIAALVELGILCRGGQVEPVGDGRADPGPHRFSEHSQLCRFENPAFRHPFEDPSVAVYSLFAPDTTIEAALSGTRLVVLLGAADTPQLRAALASNATVVILFEPDERVLAHFLERFRLAGLNRPNLFCFTGEPRSFDPPLQDMLPGDMFRLGTPAFFVTDRVRGLYGGWADRVVSYLETLHYRHAIYGVSGQALSLSRPLRNIHRGLLYDQQVHAFENVPAYLAAPSIGGLRNRLPGAEAILVAAGPDLPEKLDWIRRNRERGVIICVNNAVKPLAEAFIQPHFVIINDTSIDSGRVFGHIPKLPEAILVGHCLSDLGGDRFRQKYLFGSFLPQIFGEREDLRLHGSVISTAFSLARHLGCSRCVLVGAQLASTDPWSLSYARGTVMDAPEGAARELVHEYPQLCPVTTPFGEPLFTTLNFLDAALWLAEEIRVSGVPCVNTSRASILYGEGIEYDGEPVLSGRVPNMKDLFRPEPPRVDRGEAGRWLRREVRLWTSVGEAARTLLADDTPAMAAKGMAILEQLDRNNVTYLAERRGGFNNREFYRLVFEGDEPSRRKGLRTYFREVLAMSGEFLALLRRAVESL from the coding sequence ATGGAGAACAGCAAGATAGCCGCCCTGGTGGAGCTCGGCATCCTGTGCCGGGGGGGGCAGGTGGAGCCCGTAGGGGACGGTCGCGCCGACCCCGGCCCGCATCGTTTTTCCGAACACTCCCAGCTATGCCGGTTCGAGAATCCGGCCTTCCGCCATCCCTTCGAGGACCCGTCGGTGGCCGTCTACTCCCTGTTCGCGCCGGACACCACCATCGAGGCGGCGCTTTCCGGCACCCGGCTGGTGGTCCTGCTCGGCGCGGCCGACACCCCGCAGTTGCGCGCGGCCCTGGCCTCCAATGCCACGGTGGTGATCCTGTTCGAGCCCGACGAGCGGGTGCTCGCCCACTTCCTGGAGCGGTTCCGGCTGGCCGGGCTGAACCGGCCCAACCTGTTTTGCTTCACCGGCGAGCCCCGTTCCTTCGACCCGCCGTTGCAGGACATGCTGCCCGGCGACATGTTCCGGTTGGGCACCCCGGCCTTCTTCGTCACCGACCGCGTGCGCGGGCTGTACGGCGGCTGGGCCGACCGGGTGGTGTCATATCTGGAGACCCTGCACTACCGCCACGCCATCTACGGGGTGTCCGGCCAGGCCCTGAGCCTCTCGCGGCCCCTGCGGAACATCCATCGGGGGCTGTTGTACGACCAGCAGGTCCACGCCTTCGAGAACGTGCCCGCATACCTGGCCGCGCCGTCCATCGGCGGGCTGCGCAACCGGCTGCCGGGGGCCGAGGCCATCCTGGTGGCCGCCGGGCCGGACCTGCCGGAAAAACTCGACTGGATCAGGCGCAACCGGGAACGCGGTGTGATCATCTGCGTGAACAACGCGGTCAAGCCCCTGGCCGAGGCGTTCATCCAACCGCATTTCGTGATCATCAACGACACTTCCATCGACTCCGGGAGGGTCTTCGGGCACATCCCGAAGCTGCCCGAAGCCATCCTGGTCGGCCATTGCCTGTCCGACCTGGGCGGCGACCGCTTCCGGCAGAAATACCTGTTCGGCTCCTTCCTGCCGCAGATTTTCGGGGAAAGGGAGGACCTCCGGCTCCACGGCTCGGTCATCTCCACGGCCTTTTCCCTGGCCCGGCACCTGGGATGCTCGCGCTGCGTGCTGGTCGGTGCGCAACTGGCCTCCACCGACCCGTGGAGTCTGAGCTACGCCCGCGGCACGGTCATGGACGCGCCCGAGGGCGCGGCGCGGGAGCTGGTTCACGAATATCCCCAGCTCTGCCCGGTGACGACGCCCTTCGGGGAGCCGCTGTTCACCACGCTCAATTTCCTGGACGCGGCCCTGTGGCTGGCCGAGGAGATCCGCGTGTCCGGGGTGCCCTGCGTGAACACCTCCAGGGCGAGCATCCTGTACGGGGAGGGCATCGAGTACGACGGGGAGCCCGTGCTTTCGGGCCGCGTGCCGAACATGAAGGACCTGTTCCGGCCCGAGCCGCCGCGCGTGGACCGAGGGGAGGCGGGCCGCTGGCTGCGCCGCGAGGTCCGGCTGTGGACCAGCGTGGGCGAGGCCGCACGGACCCTGCTGGCCGACGATACCCCGGCCATGGCGGCCAAGGGCATGGCCATCCTGGAGCAGTTGGACAGGAACAACGTCACCTATCTGGCGGAACGGCGCGGCGGGTTCAACAATCGGGAATTCTACCGGCTGGTCTTCGAGGGGGACGAGCCTTCCCGGCGCAAGGGGCTGCGCACGTACTTCCGCGAGGTCCTGGCCATGAGCGGGGAGTTCCTCGCCCTGCTGCGCCGGGCCGTCGAATCCCTCTAG
- the gmd gene encoding GDP-mannose 4,6-dehydratase, with translation MKKKALITGVTGQDGSYLAELLLDKGYEVHGLKRRASLFNTERVEHLYQDPHEADQRFILHYGDMTDATNLIRVVQEVQPDEIYNLAAQSHVQVSFETPEYTADSTALGPLRLLEAIRILGLEKKTRFYQASTSELFGNSGVNSQSELTRFSPRSPYAAAKLYAYWITVNYREAYGMYACNGILFNHESPRRGETFVTRKITRGLARIAAGLDSLVWLGNLNARRDWGHAADFTEMMWLMLQQDAPDDYVIATGASYSVREFVEIAGRKLGMDIRWQGAGRDEVGIDERTGNAVVRIDPRYYRPTEVDSLTGEVAKARRKLGWTPKISFESMVEEMVASDLDRARVEVLCRENGFDTVNGCLGE, from the coding sequence ATGAAAAAAAAGGCTTTGATTACAGGGGTAACCGGACAGGACGGTTCCTATTTGGCGGAGCTTCTGCTCGACAAGGGCTATGAGGTGCACGGCTTGAAGCGCCGGGCCTCGCTGTTCAACACCGAGCGGGTGGAGCACCTGTACCAGGACCCCCACGAGGCGGACCAGCGGTTCATCCTGCACTACGGCGACATGACCGACGCCACGAACCTCATCCGGGTGGTGCAGGAGGTGCAGCCTGACGAGATCTACAACCTGGCGGCCCAGAGCCACGTCCAAGTCTCCTTCGAGACCCCGGAATACACGGCGGACAGCACCGCGCTGGGCCCCCTGCGGTTGCTGGAGGCGATCCGCATCCTCGGCCTGGAGAAGAAGACCCGTTTTTACCAGGCGTCCACCTCAGAGCTGTTCGGCAACTCCGGGGTCAATTCCCAGAGCGAGTTGACTCGGTTCAGCCCGCGTTCCCCCTATGCGGCCGCCAAGCTGTACGCCTACTGGATCACGGTCAACTACCGCGAGGCCTACGGCATGTACGCCTGCAACGGCATCCTTTTCAACCACGAGTCCCCGCGCCGGGGCGAGACCTTCGTCACCCGCAAGATCACCCGCGGCCTGGCCCGCATCGCCGCCGGTCTGGACTCCTTGGTCTGGCTCGGCAACCTCAACGCCCGCCGCGACTGGGGCCACGCCGCCGACTTCACCGAGATGATGTGGCTCATGCTCCAGCAGGACGCGCCCGACGACTACGTCATCGCCACCGGCGCCAGCTACTCGGTGCGCGAATTCGTGGAGATCGCGGGCCGCAAGCTCGGCATGGACATCCGCTGGCAGGGCGCGGGCAGGGATGAGGTCGGCATCGACGAGAGGACCGGCAACGCCGTGGTGCGCATCGATCCGCGCTACTACCGCCCGACCGAGGTCGACAGCCTGACCGGCGAGGTCGCCAAGGCGCGGCGCAAACTCGGCTGGACCCCGAAGATTTCCTTTGAATCCATGGTCGAGGAGATGGTCGCCTCGGATCTGGACCGAGCCAGGGTCGAGGTCCTGTGCCGCGAGAACGGCTTCGACACCGTGAACGGCTGCCTGGGGGAATGA
- a CDS encoding caspase family protein translates to MGRLILLSIGLVLVFLVAGCGTTKMSYTAKEKVSMLEQSYKSGSTTTAEAAPPPATTQTAVAQPESGDAAGSQEFAWRNAKVTKPDAIGVIIGNGGYAKFRNGIPDVNFAHRDAQAMKKVFVTELGLDPENIIYVEDATQATMFSVFGTKDNPKGKLFNWIKPNVSEVYIYYTGHGAPSQTTQSAFLIPVDASVNYLNETGYSLTTLYKNIERLPSKENTVIIDACFSGDSSGGPLFKNVSPAMLRYASHTKQIKKTCLISSTSAGQLSNWYPQKEHSLFTYYLLSGLSGKADVNDDNNVTLSELKRYVCEEVSYRAKRLSGREQTPVFMARNMEKVVATVK, encoded by the coding sequence ATGGGTAGACTCATTCTCCTTTCCATCGGTCTGGTCCTGGTTTTCCTGGTGGCCGGGTGCGGCACGACGAAGATGTCCTATACCGCGAAAGAAAAGGTTTCCATGCTGGAGCAGTCGTACAAGAGCGGTTCCACCACCACGGCCGAGGCCGCGCCTCCTCCCGCGACCACGCAGACGGCCGTTGCCCAGCCGGAAAGCGGGGATGCGGCGGGCAGCCAGGAGTTTGCCTGGAGAAACGCCAAGGTGACCAAGCCGGATGCAATAGGTGTCATCATCGGCAACGGGGGATATGCGAAATTCCGGAACGGCATCCCCGACGTCAACTTCGCCCATCGCGACGCCCAGGCAATGAAAAAGGTCTTCGTTACCGAATTGGGGCTTGATCCGGAGAATATCATTTACGTCGAAGACGCTACCCAGGCGACGATGTTTTCCGTTTTCGGAACCAAGGACAACCCCAAGGGGAAGCTGTTCAATTGGATCAAGCCGAATGTGTCGGAGGTGTATATTTATTACACCGGGCACGGCGCACCGAGCCAGACGACCCAGAGCGCCTTTCTGATTCCCGTCGATGCGTCCGTCAACTACCTGAACGAGACCGGCTATTCATTGACCACGCTGTACAAGAACATTGAAAGACTTCCCTCAAAAGAAAACACCGTGATCATCGATGCGTGCTTCAGCGGCGATTCTTCGGGGGGACCTCTTTTCAAAAATGTCTCCCCGGCGATGTTGCGGTATGCATCCCACACCAAGCAGATCAAGAAGACGTGCCTGATCAGCAGCACGTCCGCCGGGCAGTTGAGCAATTGGTATCCCCAAAAGGAACACAGTCTCTTCACCTACTATCTGCTGAGCGGCTTGAGCGGCAAGGCTGACGTAAACGACGACAATAACGTTACCTTGTCGGAGCTGAAACGGTACGTGTGCGAAGAAGTGAGCTACAGGGCCAAGAGGCTGAGCGGAAGAGAACAGACGCCTGTTTTCATGGCGCGCAACATGGAAAAGGTTGTGGCCACTGTAAAGTGA
- a CDS encoding class I SAM-dependent methyltransferase encodes MSWDPDKYEAWFDTPEGRYALDREIMLLQDVLAGWPRRKRKILEIGCGTGLFLETLYQMGLDVTGMDRSPEMIKAARQRFGNRAELNVGNGEHMPYSENEFDYALLWSVLEFAAEPEAMLAEAARVAEKGLLVGFLNKNSLYYFLNIRGTESSMASAHWFTWCEMQDLIHKATGFRPTLARSVLAGPMKTWKSTGLANLANGHLLPPALGAFVAVRVDFTNMKPLTPLFAWKSEPEMG; translated from the coding sequence ATGAGCTGGGACCCGGATAAATACGAAGCATGGTTCGACACCCCCGAGGGGCGCTACGCCCTGGATCGGGAAATCATGCTGCTCCAGGACGTTCTGGCCGGGTGGCCCCGGCGCAAGCGCAAGATCCTGGAGATCGGCTGCGGCACCGGCCTGTTCCTGGAGACCCTCTACCAGATGGGACTCGACGTGACCGGCATGGACCGCTCGCCCGAGATGATCAAGGCCGCGCGCCAACGGTTCGGCAACCGGGCCGAACTGAACGTGGGCAACGGCGAACACATGCCCTACTCGGAAAACGAGTTCGACTACGCGCTGCTGTGGTCCGTGCTCGAATTCGCCGCCGAGCCCGAGGCCATGTTGGCCGAGGCCGCGCGCGTGGCCGAAAAGGGGCTGCTCGTCGGCTTCCTGAACAAAAACTCCCTCTATTATTTCCTGAACATACGGGGCACCGAATCCTCCATGGCCTCGGCGCACTGGTTCACCTGGTGCGAGATGCAGGACCTCATCCACAAGGCCACGGGCTTTCGGCCCACACTGGCCCGCTCGGTCCTGGCAGGGCCCATGAAGACCTGGAAGTCCACCGGCCTGGCCAATCTGGCCAACGGGCACCTGCTGCCCCCGGCCCTGGGCGCGTTCGTGGCCGTGCGCGTGGACTTCACCAACATGAAGCCGCTCACCCCGCTCTTCGCCTGGAAAAGCGAACCCGAAATGGGCTAG
- a CDS encoding glycosyltransferase family 2 protein has translation MAPSRFHLSIVIPVWNGWNLTEPCLRSLAEHTPGDDFQVILADNGSTDQTPAAVPPLGRALFGDRFVHHRLPKNLGFAKACNAGAKAASAAHLFFLNNDTQVTRNWLPPLLDGLRADRRLAGVGPLLLFPDDDSVRAGRVQHLGIAVADNMEFRHLYEYFPRSHPAVLRQRSFSVITAAALLMPAPLFLAHGGFHEGFVNGMEDVDLCCRIAQKGGRFSVVPHSVVHHHTHGTEGRFDHESDNLRLLRARCRDAREDFCALLREDGFEPALTPWLDLAVRLPETRLAELNAELDADPDADRLRALLLHDPLWDRGHARLAALLEQQGRPREAMPAAYLRTLLCPGLDAFRECTRLLRLCNVPYLADRFAARLGALEQTMADREGLRQKARSLLRTTRDAAVRRQLKPFLAE, from the coding sequence ATGGCCCCGTCCCGATTCCACCTGTCCATCGTCATCCCGGTCTGGAACGGCTGGAACCTGACCGAACCGTGCCTGCGCTCCCTGGCCGAGCACACCCCGGGCGACGATTTCCAGGTGATCCTGGCCGACAACGGCTCCACGGACCAGACCCCGGCCGCCGTCCCGCCCCTCGGCCGGGCCCTGTTCGGCGACCGCTTCGTCCACCACCGCCTGCCCAAAAACCTCGGCTTCGCCAAGGCCTGCAACGCGGGCGCGAAAGCCGCTTCCGCCGCGCACCTCTTCTTCCTGAACAACGACACTCAGGTCACCCGAAACTGGCTGCCGCCGCTCCTGGACGGGCTGCGCGCCGACCGCCGCCTGGCCGGGGTCGGCCCCCTGCTCCTCTTCCCGGACGACGACTCCGTGCGCGCCGGGCGGGTCCAGCACCTGGGCATCGCCGTGGCGGACAACATGGAGTTCCGCCACCTCTACGAATACTTCCCGCGCAGCCACCCGGCCGTGCTCCGGCAACGCTCCTTCAGCGTCATCACCGCCGCCGCCCTGCTCATGCCCGCGCCGCTCTTCCTCGCCCACGGCGGCTTTCACGAGGGATTCGTCAACGGCATGGAGGACGTGGACCTGTGCTGCCGCATCGCCCAAAAGGGCGGCCGCTTCTCGGTCGTGCCGCATAGCGTCGTCCACCACCACACCCACGGCACCGAGGGCCGCTTCGACCACGAGTCCGACAACCTGCGCCTGCTCCGCGCCCGCTGCCGCGATGCCCGCGAAGACTTCTGCGCCCTGCTCCGCGAAGACGGCTTCGAACCCGCCCTGACCCCGTGGCTCGACCTCGCCGTGCGGCTGCCCGAGACCCGCCTTGCCGAACTGAACGCCGAACTCGATGCCGACCCGGACGCCGACCGCCTGCGCGCCCTGCTCCTCCATGACCCCCTGTGGGACCGGGGCCACGCCCGCCTGGCCGCCCTGCTCGAACAACAGGGCCGCCCCCGCGAGGCCATGCCCGCGGCCTACCTCCGCACCCTGCTCTGTCCCGGCCTCGACGCCTTCCGGGAGTGCACCCGCCTGCTGCGCCTCTGCAACGTGCCATACCTGGCCGACCGCTTCGCCGCCCGGCTCGGCGCCCTGGAGCAGACCATGGCCGACCGCGAAGGGCTGCGCCAAAAGGCCCGCTCCCTGCTCCGCACCACCCGCGACGCAGCCGTCCGTCGGCAGCTCAAGCCGTTCCTGGCCGAATAG
- a CDS encoding NAD(P)/FAD-dependent oxidoreductase: MTKTFDTIVCGGSLAGSAAAVTLARQGRSVLVLDKAEFPRSKLCGGLLTWKTVRLLDVLFGETPETMREHGILRYVSDRYAIRTFTSTLAEGTVSYPFHLTDRAELDNRLLYHVRRAGAHVREGEEVAGCDPKSGEVILKDGQVFRGKYIIGADGAHSTVRAAFPEVNLRAMRRFTAATIEVRIPANDFPETVDRPILYVGFVDAGYGWVFPNGDHVLIGICGLRRGDIHFAKLFRTYLDVLGVDPAVLCCQRGHPLPYGSYLHDPVHANALLAGDAGGYVEPLFGEGIFYALCTGMYAGRAVAEALETGTDPGPEYLRLLHRTILPELRGSNSLRWFLFRAMKLFGDGAIGRFVRLGAGPFGDMVHGKRSYHWLKKKDWGF, translated from the coding sequence ATGACCAAGACCTTCGATACCATCGTCTGCGGCGGCTCGCTGGCGGGCAGCGCCGCGGCCGTGACCCTGGCCCGGCAGGGGCGCTCCGTGCTCGTCCTGGACAAGGCCGAGTTCCCGCGCTCCAAGCTCTGCGGCGGGCTGCTCACCTGGAAGACCGTACGCCTCCTGGACGTCCTGTTCGGCGAGACCCCCGAGACCATGCGCGAACACGGAATTCTCCGCTACGTCTCGGACCGCTACGCCATCCGCACCTTCACCTCGACCCTGGCCGAGGGCACCGTGTCCTATCCTTTCCACTTGACCGACCGGGCCGAGCTGGACAACCGACTGCTCTACCACGTGCGCCGGGCCGGGGCCCATGTCCGCGAAGGCGAGGAGGTGGCCGGCTGCGACCCGAAGTCCGGCGAAGTGATCCTCAAGGACGGCCAGGTCTTCCGCGGCAAATACATCATCGGCGCGGACGGGGCCCACTCCACGGTGCGCGCCGCCTTTCCCGAGGTGAACCTCCGGGCCATGCGGCGGTTCACGGCCGCGACCATCGAGGTCCGGATTCCGGCAAACGACTTCCCCGAGACGGTGGACCGTCCCATCCTGTACGTCGGCTTCGTGGACGCGGGCTACGGCTGGGTCTTCCCCAACGGGGACCACGTGCTCATCGGCATCTGCGGCCTGCGCCGCGGGGACATCCACTTCGCCAAACTGTTCCGCACCTATCTCGACGTGCTCGGCGTGGACCCGGCCGTGCTCTGCTGCCAGCGCGGACATCCCCTGCCATACGGCAGCTACCTGCACGACCCGGTGCACGCCAACGCCCTGCTCGCCGGGGACGCGGGCGGCTATGTGGAACCGCTCTTCGGCGAGGGCATCTTCTACGCCCTGTGCACGGGCATGTACGCGGGCCGGGCCGTGGCCGAGGCCCTCGAAACCGGGACCGATCCCGGCCCCGAATATCTCCGCCTGCTGCACCGCACCATCCTGCCCGAACTGCGCGGCTCCAACTCCCTGCGCTGGTTCCTGTTCCGAGCCATGAAGCTGTTCGGCGACGGGGCCATCGGCCGGTTCGTCCGCCTGGGCGCGGGCCCGTTCGGCGACATGGTCCACGGCAAGCGCTCCTACCACTGGCTGAAGAAGAAGGACTGGGGATTCTGA
- a CDS encoding MarR family winged helix-turn-helix transcriptional regulator, which yields MSPANPANNAELAGLFRLASRLMARASHRRDSAHHAQHLVLSILLENGPLPQGELLEILDVRSSSLSELLRKLEDRGLILRERNPEDRRGFIISPTDQARGLAPDDGGEADSQFDCLDQAERDQLRTILGKLVASLREDPATGGPGRGFGRGGRGNGPGGNGFGKGRGGRGNGFGRGRRGGR from the coding sequence ATGAGCCCCGCCAATCCCGCAAACAATGCCGAGCTGGCCGGGCTGTTCCGCCTGGCCTCTCGGCTCATGGCCCGGGCCTCGCACCGTCGCGACTCCGCGCACCACGCCCAGCACCTGGTCCTGTCCATCCTGCTCGAAAACGGGCCCCTGCCCCAGGGCGAGCTGCTCGAAATCCTCGACGTGCGCTCCTCCTCCCTGAGCGAGCTGCTGCGCAAGCTCGAGGACCGCGGGCTCATCCTCCGCGAGCGCAACCCCGAGGACCGGCGCGGCTTCATCATCTCCCCCACGGACCAGGCGCGCGGCCTGGCCCCGGACGACGGCGGCGAGGCGGACAGCCAGTTCGACTGCCTGGACCAGGCCGAGCGCGATCAACTGCGCACCATCCTCGGCAAGCTCGTCGCCTCCCTGCGCGAGGACCCCGCCACCGGCGGCCCCGGACGCGGCTTCGGCCGGGGCGGACGCGGCAACGGCCCCGGCGGCAACGGCTTCGGCAAGGGCCGGGGCGGACGCGGCAACGGCTTCGGGCGCGGGCGACGCGGCGGACGCTGA
- a CDS encoding sigma-54-dependent transcriptional regulator has translation MAANILIIDDEETIRLSLRGILEDEGFSVVEAESGEEGLELLGTDIPDLVFLDIWLPGMDGLEALGIISRDYEGLPVIMISGHGTIETAVKALKKGAFDFIEKPLSLEKVVVSARNGLEFSRLRQENLALKTRISSEQPVTLTGESEPIADLKAVIGRVAPTESWVLITGENGTGKEIVARSIHNQSTRADRPLVAVNCAAIPEELIESELFGHEKGAFTGAEKAQEGKFELADGSTLFLDEIGDMSLKTQAKILRILQEQAFEHVGGRKTIKVDVRVIAATNKDLAREIEAGNFREDLYYRLKVFPLELPPLRDRAGDIPLLISDFMDTLVRQHGFKPIAFAPEALDVLMQYPWPGNVRELKNFVERMFIMFAGDTVTADRLPPEFKPAPRAAAPDVPAPEPTPLDDLISQGPADLKQARADFEARFLEAKLREFDGNISQLAKAIGLERSSLYRKLKTYNIQTD, from the coding sequence ATGGCCGCAAACATCCTGATCATCGACGACGAAGAGACCATCCGCCTCTCCCTGCGCGGCATCTTGGAAGACGAGGGCTTTTCCGTGGTAGAGGCCGAGTCCGGCGAGGAAGGACTCGAACTGCTCGGCACCGACATCCCGGACCTGGTCTTTCTGGACATCTGGCTTCCCGGCATGGACGGCCTGGAGGCGCTCGGGATCATCTCCCGCGACTATGAGGGGCTGCCGGTGATCATGATCTCGGGCCACGGGACCATCGAGACCGCGGTCAAGGCGCTGAAAAAAGGGGCCTTCGACTTCATCGAAAAGCCGTTGTCCCTGGAAAAGGTCGTGGTCTCGGCCCGCAACGGCCTGGAGTTCTCCCGCCTGCGCCAGGAGAACCTGGCGCTCAAGACGCGCATTTCCTCGGAGCAACCCGTGACCCTGACCGGGGAGTCCGAGCCCATCGCCGACCTCAAGGCGGTCATCGGCCGGGTCGCGCCGACCGAGTCCTGGGTACTCATCACCGGCGAGAACGGCACGGGCAAGGAGATCGTGGCCCGGTCCATCCACAACCAGTCCACCCGCGCCGACCGTCCCCTGGTGGCCGTCAACTGTGCGGCCATCCCCGAGGAGCTCATCGAGTCCGAACTGTTCGGCCACGAGAAAGGGGCCTTCACCGGCGCGGAAAAGGCCCAGGAGGGCAAGTTCGAGCTGGCCGACGGGTCCACCCTGTTCCTGGACGAGATCGGCGACATGTCCCTCAAGACCCAGGCCAAGATCCTGCGCATCCTCCAGGAACAGGCCTTCGAACACGTGGGCGGCCGCAAGACCATCAAGGTGGACGTGCGCGTCATCGCGGCCACCAACAAGGACCTGGCCAGGGAGATCGAGGCGGGCAACTTCCGCGAGGACCTCTATTACCGGCTCAAGGTCTTTCCCCTGGAGCTGCCGCCCCTGCGCGACCGCGCCGGGGACATCCCGCTGCTCATCTCCGACTTCATGGACACCCTGGTCCGCCAGCACGGGTTCAAACCCATCGCCTTCGCGCCCGAGGCCCTCGACGTGCTCATGCAGTACCCCTGGCCCGGCAACGTGCGCGAACTCAAGAATTTCGTGGAACGCATGTTCATCATGTTCGCCGGCGACACCGTCACCGCCGACCGGCTGCCGCCCGAGTTCAAGCCCGCACCCCGCGCCGCCGCGCCCGACGTCCCGGCACCCGAACCCACCCCCCTGGACGACCTCATCAGCCAGGGCCCGGCCGACCTCAAACAGGCCCGCGCCGACTTCGAGGCCCGGTTCCTCGAAGCCAAACTGCGCGAGTTCGACGGCAATATCTCCCAACTCGCCAAGGCCATCGGCCTGGAACGCAGCTCGCTCTACCGCAAACTCAAGACCTACAATATCCAGACGGATTAA